In the genome of Xenopus laevis strain J_2021 chromosome 1S, Xenopus_laevis_v10.1, whole genome shotgun sequence, one region contains:
- the LOC108707073 gene encoding P-selectin glycoprotein ligand 1, with product MLSPWVAFLELSIFILLSFAYKLPAQDNGHLALQKDETLQDPATGAYEGKMELQYSRLFRKKRENANNSVDAGLENSSAPISWTSEPMIVTIKPTSLLEESTDASMLVTHSESSLDLSETNSISPEQETTQTTLIHKSTGSPDSISFLNSTESPEVNFSTTEDIEETTNSDHIHTETIHSTTQSKNDTGHANEDNTLSPPLQFSKKSQFESIVTSTPHPRDSEDTTKPKTDDSISSSKPMVVTFITTSAEHSPPVHSLMRQCMLAILILAVICTIFIISTIALAAKLSRVKSRYKMRQSNFTEMTCITSLLPESDQQSKVKPKKLKTFATNVEESDGDNTTLNSFLPDH from the coding sequence ATGCTTTCCCCATGGGTCGCCTTCTTGGAATTGAGCATTTTTATTCTCCTTTCTTTTGCCTACAAACTTCCAGCTCAAGACAATGGACATTTGGCTTTGCAGAAAGATGAAACCTTGCAAGACCCGGCCACGGGGGCATATGAGGGCAAAATGGAATTACAGTATTCTAGATTATTCCGTAAGAAAAGGGAAAATGCTAATAATTCTGTAGATGCTGGGCTGGAGAATAGCAGTGCACCAATTTCATGGACATCTGAGCCTATGATCGTGACCATCAAACCAACTTCATTATTAGAGGAATCCACTGACGCTTCCATGCTGGTGACCCACTCAGAATCAAGCCTAGATTTAAGTGAAACTAATAGCATTTCACCTGAACAAGAAACAACTCAGACAACACTCATCCACAAGTCTACAGGTTCTCCAGATAGTATTTCATTCCTAAATTCTACAGAGTCTCCAGAAGTAAATTTTAGCACCACTGAAGACATTGAGGAAACCACTAACTCTGATCACATCCACACAGAAACCATTCATTCCACTACCCAGTCAAAGAACGACACAGGCCATGCGAATGAAGATAATACATTAAGTCcacctttgcagttttcaaaaaaatcacaatttgaatCCATAGTGACATCAACTCCTCATCCTAGAGACTCCGAGGATACCACCAAACCTAAAACAGATGATTCCATTTCATCTTCCAAACCTATGGTTGTGACATTCATAACAACTTCCGCAGAGCACTCACCTCCTGTACATTCCCTCATGAGGCAATGCATGTTGGCTATCTTGATTCTGGCTGTTATATGCACAATTTTTATTATATCTACTATTGCGCTTGCTGCTAAACTTTCCAGAGTTAAAAGCCGCTACAAGATGCGCCAGTCAAACTTTACAGAGATGACCTGTATCACTTCTCTGCTACCAGAAAGTGACCAACAAAGTAAAGTGAAGCCAAAAAAGTTGAAGACATTTGCTACCAATGTAGAGGAGAGTGATGGAGATAATACAACGCTCAACAGCTTCCTGCCTGACCACTAG